One part of the Aspergillus luchuensis IFO 4308 DNA, chromosome 5, nearly complete sequence genome encodes these proteins:
- a CDS encoding putative mitochondrial protein sorting (Msf1) (BUSCO:EOG092641K1;~COG:U;~EggNog:ENOG410PIR9;~InterPro:IPR006797,IPR037365;~PFAM:PF04707;~go_component: GO:0005758 - mitochondrial intermembrane space [Evidence IEA]): MRVFSSTCTFDYSWEEVSAANWRKYCPWNDKSTHVVAVDTLSRAVDADTGILRTERLITCNQSVPQWVLSLFGGSATSHVYEVSYVDPVSKKVTMCSTNLTWSNVLNVKETVIYQPSPSNPSSTTDFNQEAKITALCGGWQKIKNKVEEASVERFSQNAKKGREGFEAVLEMSRRVFSEQRELESTKLQS, encoded by the exons ATGAGAGTCTTTTCTTCGACGTGCACTTTCGATTATTCTTGGGAAGAAGTTTCGGCGGCAAACTGGCGCAAATATTGTCCCTGGAATGACAAGTCTACACATGTCGTGGCAGTAGACACCCTATCTCGGGCAGTCGATGCTGATACTGGAATT CTGCGGACAGAGCGTCTGATTACATGTAATCAATCAGTGCCGCAATGGGTTCTTTCACTCTTTGGAGGCAGTGCTACGTCGCATGTTTACGAAGTGTCCTACGTCGATCCTGTCTCGAAGAAGGTCACGATGTGTTCGACCAACCTTACATGGTCTAACGTCTTGAACGTCAAGGAGACCGTTATCTATCAGCCGTCGCCGTCAAACCCTTCCTCAACTACCGATTTCAACCAAGAGGCGAAGATTACTGCCTTGTGCGGTGGATggcagaaaataaaaaacaagGTAGAAGAAGCTAGCGTGGAGAGATTCAGTCAGAACGCGAAGAAGGGCCGAGAAGGGTTTGAGGCTGTTCTTGAGATGAGTCGCCGAGTTTTCAGTGAACAACGTGAACTCGAGAGCACTAAGCTTCAATCCTAA
- a CDS encoding thioredoxin peroxidase DOT5 (BUSCO:EOG0926578E;~COG:O;~EggNog:ENOG410PRGF;~InterPro:IPR036249,IPR013766,IPR000866;~PFAM:PF00578,PF08534;~go_function: GO:0016209 - antioxidant activity [Evidence IEA];~go_function: GO:0016491 - oxidoreductase activity [Evidence IEA];~go_process: GO:0055114 - oxidation-reduction process [Evidence IEA]): protein MVELRKRKAPAQAPAAERKAKKVQESTVSRKPDVPKAISDDKAPKVGDKLDLDNFGGDIETDEGQKTTLKDLVDASEAGVVLFTYPRASTPGCTKQACLFRDNYDSITESGLSIYGLSADSPKANTTFKTKQRLPYPLLCNPTATLIAALGLKKSPKGTIRGIFAVDKEGKVLILQPGGPDATLDAARNLAAELKKPSSGDETRHASPPAKDD, encoded by the exons ATGGTCGAACTACGAAAGCGCAAAGCGCCAGCACAAGCCCCTGCGGCAGAGCGCAAGGCCAAAAAAGTTCAGGAATCCACGGTATCTCGAAAGCCGGATGTCCCCAAGGCCATCTCCGACGACAAGGCTCCAAAAGTTGGCGACAAACTAGACTTGGACAACTTCGGTGGTGATATTGAGACTGACGAAGGGCAAAAAACCACGCTGAAAGATCTCGTCGATGCTAGTGAAGCTGGTGTCGTGCTGTTCACGTACCCTAGAGCTTCAACCCCAGGCT GTACCAAACAAGCCTGTTTGTTCCGTGACAACTATGACTCTATCACGGAAAGTGGTTTATCCATTTACGGCCTTTCAGCGGACTCACCAAAGGCAAATACTACGTTCAAGACTAAACAAAGGTTGCCATACCCTCTTCTCTGCAATCCCACCGCTACATTGATAGCAGCTCTTGGACTTAAAAAGTCGCCAAAAGGCACAATTCGAGGAATCTTTGCTGTTGATAAAGAGGGCAAAGTTTTGATACTACAGCCCGGGGGCCCCGATGCAACGCTTGATGCTGCACGTAATCTAGCTGCAGAATTGAAGAAACCGAGCTCCGGAGACGAAACCCGCCACGCGAGTCCACCAGCTAAGGATGACTAG
- a CDS encoding DUF1761 domain-containing protein (COG:S;~EggNog:ENOG410PP5N;~InterPro:IPR013879;~PFAM:PF08570;~TransMembrane:4 (o14-35i56-81o93-114i126-144o)) has protein sequence MTTLNYLPSVKPSAIAAGALFTHTASLGILAPVFGDTYHRAQAANSKEEFLKSKEAAGAVAAWGTSLVGSSVQTYGVAALINATGTLSYKGAAYLGSLIFMASAAPGVVSQVFAEKRPLDTVAVGAVSRLFETVGLSLFLTWWGTRTNPFSSSY, from the exons ATGACAACCTTGAACT ATCTCCCTTCAGTCAAGCCCTCCGCAATTGCGGCAGGTGCTCTTTTCACCCACACTGCTTCCCTCGGCATTCTCGCGCCCGTATTCGGCGATACCTATCATCGTGCCCAAGCAGCCAATTCCAAGGAAGAGTTCCTCAAATCTAAAGAGGCTGCCGGTGCAGTAGCAGCCTGGGGTACCTCCTTGGTTGGAAGCTCAGTCCAAACATACGGAGTAGCAGCTCTGATCAACGCCACGGGTACTTTGAGCTACAAGGGAGCGGCTTATCTTGGGAGCTTGATCTTCATGGCCAGCGCAGCCCCCGGT GTTGTGAGCCAGGTCTTTGCCGAAAAGAGACCCCTTGACACTGTTGCCGTAGGTGCAGTCAGCAGGTTGTTTGAAACAGTGGGACTCAGCCTCTTCCTTACTTGGTGGGGTACCCGCACGAATCCATTTTCTAGCAGCTATTAA
- a CDS encoding uncharacterized protein (COG:A;~EggNog:ENOG410QE65;~InterPro:IPR033684,IPR029063,IPR019410;~PFAM:PF10294) codes for MPAAIDMNDSLDIDESLIPVRDFKPASQSTISFDGMLSNPLLLQEDLKEGCGGQLWPAGMVLSKYLLRQHQSSFLGKTIVELGAGGGLVGLALARRCHPEVPRIYITDQAPMLPLMKTNIKLNNLSSTVEATVLNWGDSLPDSIPKHPAIILAADCVYFEPAFPLLISTLNDLLGPDSICYFCFKRRRRADLRFMKHARKMFDVEEIRDDPDAETYRRENIFLYQIRLKSDKRAV; via the exons ATGCCAGCTGCAATCGACATGAATGATTCATTAGACATCGATGAATCGTTGATCCCGGTTAGGGATTTTAAGCCCGCCAGTCAGAGCACCATCTCCTTTGATGGGATGTTATCGAACCCTCTACTTCTCCAGGAAGATCTAAAGGAAGGGTGTGGAGGCCAGCTATGGCCAGCGGGGATGGTCCTGTCGAAGTACTTGCTACGCCAACATCAATCTAGCTTTCTCGGTAAAACAAT AGTTGAACTTGGAGCCGGCGGCGGTCTTGTTGGCCTTGCGCTTGCACGCAGATGTCACCCTGAGGTGCCACGAATTTACATTACGGATCAAGCTCCCATGTTGCCCCTGATGAAGACGAATATCAAGCTCAACAATCTTTCTTCTACAGTCGAAGCTACAGTACTAAACTGGGGAGACTCCCTCCCAGACAGCATCCCAAAGCATCCCGCAATTATCCTCGCCGCTGACTGTGTTTACTTTGAGCCCGCCTTCCCGCTACTAATCTCGACCTTGAATGATCTTCTTGGTCCAGACTCTATCTGTTACTTCTGCTTTAAGAGGCGTAGAAGAGCAGACCTCCGTTTCATGAAACATGCAAGGAAGATGTTTGATGTGGAAGAAATCCGGGATGACCCTGATGCGGAGACATACCGGCGCGAGAACATTTTCCTCTACCAGATACGGTTGAAGTCGGACAAGAGGGCTGTCTAG
- a CDS encoding putative NADH-ubiquinone oxidoreductase 21 kDa subunit (COG:S;~EggNog:ENOG410PP64;~InterPro:IPR016813), which translates to MARDIVKAAKSASNVIAVHKKYTVQSTGIWERIRRLLAVDPTRSTGVPLNAQYRLPTPGALPPLSYDDPVTVPAGDLADNPYWKRDVRRNYPRLSAVSQADAVGLLSVGSQAAPKDDVLQIGEAGEKQLVSVKQQAEERGLAGLFEKDKNGIKEVLGANGLPPLPCNLNPAGSKYQLGHDHGYPSVYPCRTFV; encoded by the exons ATGGCTCGCGACATCGTGAAAGCGGCTAAGTCCGCATCCAATGTGATAGCCGTTCATAAG AAATACACTGTTCAGTCCACTGGGATATGGGAACGCATTCGCCGCCTCCTTGCCGTCGACCCGACTCGCTCCACGGGTGTTCCGTTGAACGCTCAGTATCGTCTACCGACCCCtggagctcttcctcctctatcCTACGATGATCCGGTTACTGTTCCGGCCGGTGACTTGGCTGACAACCCTTATTGGAAACGTGATGTTCGGAGGAATTACCCCCGGCTCAGTGCGGTCAGTCAGGCGGATGCTGTGGGCCTGCTCAGTGTAGGCAGTCAAGCTGCCCCCAAGGATGATGTGCTTCAGATCGGCGAGGCAGGAGAGAAACAATTGGTGTCCGTGAAGCAACAGGCCGAAGAGCGCGGCCTTGCTGGTCTGTTTGAGAAGGACAAGAATGGAATCAAGGAAGTTCTGGGCGCTAATGGTTTGCCTCCGCTGCCATGCAACTTGAACCCTGCTGGTAGCAAATATCAGCTCGGCCATGACCATGGCTACCCCAGTGT CTACCCCTGCCGCACTTTCGTTTAG